A genome region from Festucalex cinctus isolate MCC-2025b chromosome 17, RoL_Fcin_1.0, whole genome shotgun sequence includes the following:
- the LOC144005348 gene encoding uncharacterized protein LOC144005348, which yields MSEDKELSYRDAIQEAGSSMSRFPLIPVKGIPLMIHIASNFDAVSAFCPDASDLLIATYPKAGTTWTQEIVDLLLHNGDAEACRRAPTPVRSPFLEIRSPPPVPTGLQLLSKLAPPRIIKTHLPFQLVPTGFWDKKCKTIYVARNAKDNIVSYYYFDQMNMTQPEPGPWDGYIQKFMRGELAWGSWYDHVKGYWEEREKKNILYLFYEDMKENPRREVERIMKYLDLSLSEDVISRIVELTSFKNMKENPMANYTCIPPNVFDHSISNFMRKGEVGDWKNHFTPEQSAEFDEDYEKKMKQVNIPFRIMADNQTVVPRSVLVPVKGIPLPDHMAKLYDAVSAVCPHPSDILIASYPKSGTTWTVEIVDLLRHNGDVESCRRAPVSLRAVFLECSDRIRPRSGLDELKEMDPPRVIMTHLPIQLIPVGFWKNKCKTIYVARNAKDTVVSYYHFHQMNKTSPEPVPWDEYLHKFMNGNLAFGSWYDHVKNYWEEREKKNILFLFYEDMKENPRREVERIMRHLDLSLTDDVINRIVELTTFKNMKENPMANYSSFPKEIYDQSISQFLRKGEVGDWKNHFTPEQAAEFDEVYEKKMKQVNIPFKTQF from the exons ATGTCAGAGGACAAAGAGTTGTCCTACAGGGATGCCATCCAGGAGGCTGGCAGCTCCATGTCTCGCTTCCCGCTCATCCCCGTGAAAGGAATTCCTTTAATGATCCACATCGCCAGTAACTTTGATGCCGTCTCAGCTTTCTGTCCTGACGCCTCGGACCTCCTTATCGCCACCTACCCAAAAGCGG GGACAACATGGACCCAGGAGATAGTTGATCTGCTTCTTCACAATGGTGATGCAGAGGCCTGCAGACGAGCCCCCACGCCGGTTCGCAGTCCTTTTCTAGAGATCCGCAGCCCACCACCAGTCCCCACAG GTCTTCAGCTTCTGAGTAAATTGGCTCCACCAAGAAtcattaagacacatttaccaTTTCAACTGGTTCCGACTGGGTTTTGGGATAAAAAGTGCAAG ACTATCTATGTAGCACGCAATGCAAAGGACAACATTGTGAGCTACTACTACTTTGATCAAATGAATATGACTCAGCCTGAGCCTGGACCTTGGGACGGCTACATCCAAAAATTCATGCGTGGCGAGT TGGCATGGGGCTCCTGGTACGATCATGTGAAAGGTTATTGGGAGGAACGAGAAAAGAAGAACATCCTTTACCTCTTCTATGAAGACATGAAAGAG AATCCCAGACGTGAAGTGGAACGTATCATGAAGTACCTTGACTTGTCCCTCTCTGAAGATGTCATCAGCCGCATTGTGGAGCTGACATCCTTCAAAAACATGAAGGAGAACCCAATGGCTAACTACACTTGCATTCCCCCGAATGTTTTTGACCACTCCATCTCCAACTTCATGAGAAAAG GAGAAGTCGGAGACTGGAAAAATCATTTCACACCCGAGCAGTCAGCAGAGTTTGACGAGGATTACGAGAAGAAAATGAAGCAAGTCAACATACCGTTCAGAA TCATGGCAGACAACCAGACTGTCGTCCCTCGATCCGTCTTGGTCCCAGTAAAAGGGATTCCTCTTCCAGACCACATGGCCAAACTCTATGACGCCGTGTCCGCTGTATGTCCTCATCCGTCGGACATCCTCATCGCCTCCTATCCTAAATCAG GAACGACCTGGACTGTGGAGATCGTTGACTTACTTCGTCATAACGGAGATGTTGAGAGCTGCAGACGAGCCCCAGTGTCACTGCGAGCGGTTTTCCTTGAGTGTTCTGATCGAATACGTCCCCGATCAG GTCTTGATGAACTGAAGGAAATGGATCCACCAAGGGTTATTATGACCCATCTCCCAATTCAGCTGATTCCAGTCGGCTTTTGGAAAAACAAGTGCAAA ACGATCTACGTTGCACGCAATGCTAAGGATACCGTGGTGAGCTACTACCACTTTCATCAGATGAATAAGACCAGTCCTGAGCCTGTACCCTGGGACGAATACCTTCACAAGTTCATGAATGGAAACT TGGCATTTGGCTCCTGGTACGACCATGTGAAAAATTACTGGGAAGAGCGAGAAAAGAAGAacatcctcttcctcttctacgAAGACATGAAAGAG AATCCTCGGCGTGAAGTGGAGCGAATCATGAGGCACCTGGACTTGTCCCtcactgatgatgtcatcaaccgCATTGTGGAACTGACAACCTTCAAAAACATGAAGGAGAATCCAATGGCCAACTACAGCTCATTTCCAAAAGAGATTTATGATCAGTCCATCTCTCAATTCCTGAGAAAAG GAGAAGTCGGTGATTGGAAAAATCATTTTACACCCGAGCAGGCAGCAGAATTTGATGAGGTCTACGAGAAGAAAATGAAGCAAGTCAACATACCGTTCAAAACACAGTTCTAA